One Armatimonadota bacterium genomic window carries:
- a CDS encoding DUF559 domain-containing protein gives MREKERNLNPENIERVRKLRSEMSESEKLLWRYLSDKAIGFKFRRQHPLGPYALDFYCPKLRLCIEVDGEQHSLTRSRDRRRDEFLLEKGILTIRIPSLELFDESGVGVHEWVSRLRIICDSRALQRGQELADHW, from the coding sequence ATGAGGGAAAAGGAACGAAATCTCAATCCCGAAAACATTGAGCGAGTGCGCAAATTGCGCTCGGAAATGAGTGAATCGGAGAAGCTTCTGTGGCGGTACCTTTCGGACAAGGCCATCGGCTTTAAGTTCAGGCGACAACACCCACTTGGCCCCTATGCCCTTGACTTCTACTGCCCTAAGCTCAGGCTTTGCATCGAGGTCGACGGCGAACAACATTCTTTGACTCGCAGTCGCGACAGACGGCGCGATGAGTTTCTCCTGGAAAAAGGCATCCTTACAATCCGAATCCCAAGTCTCGAACTCTTCGATGAGAGCGGGGTTGGAGTTCATGAGTGGGTGTCTCGACTCCGCATCATTTGCGATTCGCGGGCTCTTCAGCGGGGACAAGAATTGGCCGATCACTGGTGA
- a CDS encoding CocE/NonD family hydrolase — protein sequence MKPFSLAFATLVIVSSACAQRQQRPNYRDQYEGYEYNIPMRDGVKLYTIAWVPKALDGKSPMIMERTCYGAGSLQGGPRIRNKWMAEANYIYVYQDVRGKGKSEGDFVNVRPMKTGKEKVDEATDTWDTCEFLVKNVPKNNGNIGLWGISYPGFYAGVGAIHTHPALKAVSPQAPVSNWFIGDDCHHNGALYLQESFDFSTFFDVPRGGQRPVIDREGKSGYQFYLDAGPIADLEKKYYRGLIPYWNEMVSHDTYDQYWKDRSLPDHFKDVHCAVLTVGGFFDKEDMWGALNLYQAGEKYNKTPNFIVMGPWYHGGFTRTGDVLGEVSFGSNTGDYYQEHIEFPFFEKYLNNKNIPAPAEANIFETGANKWHQFDVWPPKNLSPFSLYLGANKMLTSVPDGASSESSYENDPSNPTPYLANYNESRNAPRDWLIYDQRYFETRPDVLTYRSAVLDRDTQIVGKIDANMFIKTTGTDCDLVVKVIDEYPQDSEDVSATDPNKKLGGFQMMVRSDIFRCKFRDSFSNPKPITPGEVTKVAFKMNETMHTFKKGHRIMIQVQSDWFPIADRNPNKFCKIQEATAADFQKATISVEQGGKNASFIRFYQMAK from the coding sequence GTGAAACCGTTCTCCTTAGCATTCGCGACTTTAGTAATCGTTTCTTCCGCTTGCGCTCAGCGGCAACAGCGGCCCAACTACCGCGACCAGTACGAAGGCTACGAGTACAACATCCCCATGCGCGATGGCGTGAAGCTATACACCATCGCCTGGGTGCCAAAGGCGCTTGACGGCAAGTCGCCGATGATCATGGAGCGCACATGCTATGGGGCTGGCTCGCTTCAAGGTGGACCGCGAATCCGCAACAAATGGATGGCCGAAGCGAACTACATCTACGTCTATCAGGACGTGCGCGGCAAGGGCAAGAGCGAGGGTGACTTTGTCAACGTTCGACCGATGAAGACAGGCAAAGAGAAGGTCGACGAAGCTACTGACACGTGGGACACCTGCGAATTCCTGGTCAAGAACGTGCCCAAAAACAACGGCAACATCGGCCTTTGGGGCATCTCGTATCCTGGCTTCTATGCGGGCGTCGGGGCCATCCACACCCATCCGGCGCTCAAGGCGGTTTCACCTCAGGCTCCGGTCAGCAACTGGTTCATCGGCGATGACTGCCACCATAACGGCGCGCTGTATCTGCAAGAGTCGTTCGACTTCTCGACCTTCTTCGACGTTCCCCGGGGTGGCCAACGACCGGTCATCGACCGCGAAGGCAAGAGCGGGTACCAGTTCTATCTGGACGCCGGCCCCATCGCCGACCTCGAAAAGAAGTACTACCGCGGCCTGATTCCCTACTGGAACGAGATGGTCTCGCATGACACCTATGATCAGTACTGGAAGGACCGATCTCTGCCCGATCACTTTAAGGACGTCCATTGCGCCGTGCTTACCGTCGGCGGATTCTTCGACAAGGAAGACATGTGGGGCGCGCTCAACCTGTATCAGGCGGGCGAGAAATATAACAAGACACCCAACTTCATTGTGATGGGCCCGTGGTATCACGGCGGTTTCACTCGCACCGGAGACGTGCTCGGCGAAGTGTCGTTCGGCTCCAACACTGGCGACTACTACCAGGAGCACATCGAGTTTCCCTTCTTCGAGAAGTACCTCAACAACAAGAACATCCCCGCTCCCGCCGAGGCTAACATCTTCGAAACCGGGGCCAATAAATGGCACCAATTCGACGTGTGGCCGCCCAAGAACCTTTCGCCATTCTCGCTGTATCTAGGGGCGAACAAGATGCTGACGTCGGTACCTGATGGCGCATCGAGCGAGTCGTCGTATGAAAACGATCCGTCGAACCCGACGCCGTACCTGGCCAACTACAACGAAAGCCGCAACGCGCCGCGTGACTGGCTCATCTACGACCAGCGCTATTTCGAGACTCGCCCAGACGTGCTGACCTACCGGTCGGCGGTCCTGGACCGCGACACGCAGATCGTCGGCAAGATCGACGCGAACATGTTCATCAAGACCACGGGAACCGACTGTGACCTCGTCGTGAAGGTGATCGATGAGTATCCGCAGGATAGCGAAGACGTATCCGCTACCGACCCGAACAAGAAGCTAGGCGGCTTCCAAATGATGGTCAGAAGTGACATCTTCCGATGCAAGTTCCGCGACAGCTTCTCGAACCCCAAGCCGATCACGCCTGGCGAGGTGACCAAGGTCGCCTTCAAGATGAATGAGACGATGCACACCTTCAAGAAGGGCCATCGCATCATGATTCAGGTTCAAAGCGACTGGTTCCCCATCGCCGACCGCAACCCGAACAAGTTCTGCAAGATCCAGGAGGCAACCGCCGCCGACTTCCAGAAGGCCACGATCAGCGTCGAGCAGGGCGGCAAGAACGCCAGCTTCATCAGGTTCTATCAGATGGCGAAGTAG
- a CDS encoding ABC transporter permease subunit, producing MTTNFGSARSLALTTDGRTSLPKYQRVLVYTVLVLLCIPPLLPLLWMISTSLKDDTQIYTTSGTSTTAFSITSLIPSPVHWSNYPQSLQSMPFFVYLRNTLMLCFLTVIGSVASSAVVAYGFGRIQFKYSGFWFAVMLATMALPGQVTMIPIFSMFRSLGWYGTYLPLVVPAFFGAPFFIFLLTQFYKTLPTEFAESAKVDGANEWTIFVRLILPLSRPALATCALFAFLGAWNDFFGPLLYISDPSKYTLAYGLEQFVSNHYTNWEQLMAASVMFTIPIVVLFFFAQKTFIQGIATTGGK from the coding sequence TTGACAACGAACTTCGGAAGCGCAAGGAGCTTGGCTTTGACGACTGACGGACGGACGAGCCTACCGAAGTATCAGCGCGTGTTGGTGTACACGGTCTTGGTCCTGCTGTGCATCCCGCCCCTGCTTCCGCTCCTCTGGATGATCAGCACATCGCTGAAGGACGACACGCAGATCTACACCACCTCGGGCACGAGCACGACCGCGTTTAGCATCACCAGTTTGATCCCGAGCCCAGTCCATTGGAGCAACTATCCGCAATCCCTGCAGTCGATGCCGTTCTTCGTGTACCTGCGCAACACGCTCATGCTATGCTTCTTGACCGTCATCGGAAGCGTGGCCAGCAGCGCGGTGGTGGCGTACGGGTTTGGTCGCATCCAGTTCAAGTATTCGGGTTTCTGGTTTGCGGTGATGCTGGCGACGATGGCCCTGCCGGGGCAGGTCACCATGATTCCGATCTTCTCCATGTTCCGGTCGCTCGGCTGGTACGGAACCTATTTGCCGCTTGTCGTGCCAGCGTTCTTCGGTGCGCCATTCTTCATCTTCCTGCTCACGCAGTTCTACAAGACGCTTCCCACCGAATTCGCCGAATCGGCCAAGGTGGACGGAGCGAACGAATGGACGATCTTCGTCCGCCTGATTCTTCCGCTTAGCCGACCGGCGTTGGCCACCTGTGCGCTATTCGCTTTCCTGGGTGCCTGGAACGACTTCTTTGGCCCTCTACTATACATTAGTGATCCGAGTAAGTACACTTTGGCTTACGGGTTAGAGCAGTTCGTGAGTAATCACTACACGAACTGGGAACAGCTCATGGCGGCTTCGGTGATGTTCACCATTCCCATCGTGGTGTTGTTCTTCTTCGCCCAGAAAACCTTTATTCAAGGAATTGCAACGACAGGCGGCAAGTAG
- a CDS encoding ImmA/IrrE family metallo-endopeptidase has translation MLSRSIDPEVAAYAFLDELEVEDYRQIDPQLFAECIGLKVRAVKLPGLDGCLMRLGKHGTILRNSLVDYPPRVRFTIAHELGHWFLHPNHSQDYLFEENALARYKRSQVEDEANTFAGALLMPRKWFGKGLVNIPPLVQPIIELADKFDVSIMAATKRYMDLTLMPSVAISSDGEHVRWTWPSNGAKVFIRAGMEIDPDSTAYDCQDTPEQATRIGPVKSTGDMWFPNPFSDDEVLIEEQSCRLNQDIVLTLVRII, from the coding sequence TTGTTGAGTCGCTCAATTGACCCGGAAGTGGCCGCTTATGCGTTCCTTGATGAACTGGAAGTCGAAGATTACAGGCAAATCGACCCACAACTCTTTGCCGAATGCATCGGCTTAAAGGTCCGAGCGGTGAAATTGCCAGGGCTCGATGGATGTTTAATGAGGCTCGGCAAGCACGGAACCATCCTTCGTAATAGCCTGGTTGATTATCCTCCTCGGGTCCGATTCACCATCGCGCACGAGCTAGGACATTGGTTTCTGCATCCCAACCACAGCCAGGACTATCTCTTCGAAGAAAATGCCCTTGCGAGATACAAAAGGAGCCAAGTGGAAGATGAGGCAAATACCTTTGCCGGGGCACTTCTCATGCCGAGAAAGTGGTTCGGGAAAGGTCTCGTGAACATTCCACCGCTCGTTCAGCCAATCATCGAACTCGCAGACAAATTCGATGTTTCGATAATGGCCGCAACGAAACGATACATGGATTTGACGCTGATGCCCTCAGTGGCAATCTCCTCAGACGGAGAACATGTGCGGTGGACATGGCCGTCCAATGGAGCCAAGGTTTTCATAAGGGCCGGAATGGAAATCGACCCGGACAGCACAGCCTATGATTGTCAAGACACGCCAGAACAAGCAACCCGAATCGGTCCAGTAAAGAGCACCGGTGATATGTGGTTTCCCAATCCGTTCAGCGATGACGAAGTGCTCATTGAGGAGCAGTCATGTCGGCTCAACCAAGACATCGTTCTTACACTAGTTCGAATCATATAA
- a CDS encoding ABC transporter permease subunit: MKHKFRENLTGYLFISPWLIGFFVFTLYPFCQSFYLSLTRYNIIQDPKFIGLANYRMMLFQDDLFWKSLWVTIRFALVSVPVVLVTGVLLALLLNINVKGMTVFRTIFYLPSIVPAVGTTAIFMWILNPQVGLVNKILAWFGVQGPVWLNDPQWSMWSLVLMAMWGAGGSMVIYLAGLKDIPQYLYEAATLDGASSLTKTRVITLPMLSPVIFFNLVMGVISTFQYFTQAFMISNGSGGPEDSTLFYALYMFQRSWKYLDLGYGSAMAWVLFVIIVAITTVIFRTQRKWVHYGR, encoded by the coding sequence ATGAAGCACAAGTTTCGTGAGAACCTGACCGGCTACCTTTTCATTTCGCCCTGGCTCATTGGATTCTTTGTGTTCACGCTGTACCCGTTCTGCCAGTCGTTCTATCTCAGCCTCACGCGATACAACATCATCCAGGATCCGAAGTTCATCGGCCTGGCCAACTACCGCATGATGCTGTTCCAGGACGACTTGTTTTGGAAGTCGCTTTGGGTGACGATCAGGTTCGCGCTCGTCTCGGTACCGGTGGTGCTCGTGACCGGCGTTTTGCTGGCGCTTCTGCTCAACATCAACGTCAAGGGCATGACGGTCTTCCGCACCATCTTCTACCTGCCGTCCATCGTTCCCGCCGTCGGCACCACCGCGATCTTTATGTGGATTCTGAACCCACAGGTCGGCCTGGTCAACAAGATTCTCGCTTGGTTCGGCGTGCAGGGTCCGGTTTGGCTGAACGACCCGCAGTGGTCGATGTGGAGCCTGGTGCTGATGGCGATGTGGGGCGCGGGAGGATCGATGGTGATCTACCTGGCTGGCCTCAAGGACATCCCGCAATACCTCTATGAAGCGGCGACTCTGGACGGCGCAAGTTCGCTCACCAAGACGCGCGTCATCACCTTGCCCATGCTCTCGCCAGTGATCTTCTTCAACCTGGTGATGGGCGTTATCAGCACATTTCAATACTTCACGCAGGCGTTCATGATCTCGAATGGGTCGGGCGGACCGGAAGACAGCACGCTGTTCTATGCCCTTTACATGTTCCAGCGGAGTTGGAAGTACCTCGACCTCGGCTACGGAAGCGCGATGGCGTGGGTGCTGTTCGTGATCATCGTGGCGATCACGACCGTGATCTTCCGAACTCAGCGAAAGTGGGTGCACTATGGACGCTAA
- a CDS encoding N-acetylmuramic acid 6-phosphate etherase has product MNAREIVRLMDEEEYHVFRAMQGAQEGIAEAMEHVAKAFAEGGRIFYIGSGTSGRIATADAAEMPPTFGIEPDRFIAIVSGGSAATEKAVEDAEDDPTASIQILNLMGVGPRDVVIGLAASGSTAFVVSAIKHARQKGSWTCGISNNKNTPLLEAADLGILLDTGPEVLTGSTRLKAGTSQKLALNRISTGAMVLNGKVIENLMIDVKAKNKKLRERCVRIVCELSNATKDEAREQLEKCDYNIRAALEALKKVEV; this is encoded by the coding sequence ATGAACGCGCGCGAAATCGTGCGCCTGATGGATGAGGAGGAATATCATGTCTTCCGCGCCATGCAGGGAGCCCAAGAGGGCATTGCCGAGGCGATGGAGCACGTGGCGAAGGCGTTTGCCGAGGGTGGACGAATTTTCTACATCGGCTCGGGTACCAGCGGCCGGATCGCGACCGCCGACGCGGCCGAAATGCCGCCGACATTCGGTATCGAGCCGGATCGATTCATTGCCATCGTCTCGGGTGGCTCTGCCGCCACTGAGAAGGCAGTCGAAGACGCCGAAGATGACCCGACGGCGTCGATCCAGATTCTCAACCTCATGGGCGTTGGCCCGCGAGACGTGGTTATTGGCCTGGCCGCCAGCGGTTCCACCGCGTTCGTCGTGTCGGCGATCAAGCATGCCCGCCAAAAGGGGTCGTGGACCTGCGGAATCTCGAACAACAAGAACACGCCACTTTTGGAAGCCGCCGACCTCGGCATCCTCCTGGATACCGGCCCCGAGGTCCTTACGGGCTCGACCAGGCTCAAGGCCGGCACCTCGCAAAAGCTGGCGCTAAACCGAATTTCAACCGGGGCGATGGTCCTCAACGGAAAGGTCATCGAGAATCTGATGATCGATGTCAAGGCCAAGAACAAGAAGCTCCGCGAACGGTGCGTACGCATCGTGTGCGAATTGTCGAATGCCACCAAGGACGAAGCCCGAGAGCAGCTCGAAAAGTGTGATTACAACATTCGAGCCGCCCTCGAAGCGCTGAAGAAGGTCGAAGTCTAA
- the vsr gene encoding DNA mismatch endonuclease Vsr, whose protein sequence is MKSVNFEKLRTSLETTEPVRKSMRSNRSTGTKPEIEFRRTIWQSGLKGYRKNVARLPGKPDIAFSSVRLAVFIHGCFWHGCPRCEARGRIRPPKTNTEYWLRKVQRNRTRFEEQCRLLEASGWTVMTFWECELKHDIGEAVNKLRRVFCDLSPSSTVFTV, encoded by the coding sequence ATGAAGTCGGTTAACTTCGAGAAGCTCCGAACTTCTTTAGAAACCACCGAGCCCGTTCGCAAGTCGATGCGGTCCAATCGCTCGACGGGCACAAAACCCGAAATCGAGTTCCGTCGTACTATTTGGCAAAGTGGCTTGAAGGGCTATAGAAAGAATGTAGCAAGATTGCCTGGGAAACCGGATATTGCATTTTCCTCAGTCAGACTCGCAGTGTTTATCCATGGATGTTTTTGGCATGGTTGTCCACGATGCGAGGCACGCGGCAGGATTCGCCCACCAAAAACCAATACTGAATATTGGTTACGCAAAGTCCAAAGGAATCGCACACGATTTGAAGAGCAGTGCAGACTTCTGGAGGCGTCAGGCTGGACGGTCATGACCTTCTGGGAATGTGAGCTAAAACACGATATAGGTGAAGCTGTGAATAAATTGCGAAGGGTTTTTTGCGACCTTTCGCCCTCTTCGACCGTATTCACGGTATAG
- the pdxH gene encoding pyridoxamine 5'-phosphate oxidase: MTMFDGGHSEYTSGKLDFPDLLADPIEQLRLWLQDATNAKVIEPMAMTLATVSAGGLPSARMVLLRGLDEGVVFYTNYLSRKGMELGENPHAALCFWWGVLERQVRVEGRVAKVPTEESDAYFASRPKDSQAASAISPQSQIVDDRKELEQAMREMQEQSTIERPDHWGGYRLIPTYVEFWQGRKARLHDRFAYIRQGDGWNIHRLAP, encoded by the coding sequence ATGACCATGTTCGATGGCGGACACTCCGAATACACGTCCGGCAAGCTAGATTTTCCCGACCTACTCGCTGATCCTATCGAACAGCTTCGCCTCTGGCTGCAGGATGCCACCAACGCGAAGGTGATCGAGCCGATGGCCATGACGCTCGCCACCGTAAGCGCAGGGGGACTTCCTTCGGCCCGTATGGTGTTGTTGCGGGGCCTCGATGAGGGCGTCGTTTTCTACACCAACTACCTCAGCCGCAAAGGCATGGAACTCGGAGAAAATCCCCACGCCGCGCTCTGCTTCTGGTGGGGCGTACTGGAGCGCCAGGTCCGTGTCGAGGGGCGAGTGGCGAAGGTTCCGACCGAAGAGTCCGACGCGTATTTCGCGTCACGCCCCAAGGACAGCCAAGCGGCGTCGGCGATCAGCCCACAGAGTCAAATCGTCGATGATCGAAAGGAATTGGAGCAGGCGATGCGAGAAATGCAGGAGCAATCAACCATAGAACGCCCCGATCACTGGGGCGGCTATCGACTGATTCCGACCTATGTTGAGTTCTGGCAGGGCCGCAAAGCTCGCCTGCACGATCGCTTTGCGTACATCCGGCAAGGCGACGGATGGAACATCCATCGCCTTGCACCGTAA
- a CDS encoding DUF2723 domain-containing protein, whose protein sequence is MVRGLSAIRTRTRDRAESIPAVWVTVALFAVAFPILAYNCAPAVSFHDSGEFSLAVYSAGLPHSPGAPTWMILNLIFRLFTFGAEAARSANLFSAFCGAITVAFAGAFVFRHFSDRANPIRWLTAIIAALSVMGTGAFLEQSFIAEQYTLMTAIMAAILLVIQTNEGNPKAKWYWLMGLLWGLAVGNHPSQVILGFLFLLPVIQKRKEVKIWKSVLCGIGGVLTGLLVFIYLPIRSHANPVMNWGHPNTWQNFVFSVTRQQWDTRPFTAAPTGFIKEWFRSYNLFGEMGAISTVLAVFGFVLGFRRARRPLSWILMLIVPYGILMLLGHLHQKGMDLMYIRFYGVRDWHIPIYMGLSMLGAMGAVWLLDMRHKVTDKIRVGGLSVAALGLAGTFPFHLSQETMRNYIAPVDYAKDYVAGLPDNAILSTFTDDASHIVGYEHFANHLAPGMYFTFGMPQNGLTAQNSSKWTLEMKKTFMTKCITTPSQNPISLPYVVSDDEIRHRPLFTEFTAGTCPWLADYCLPHGYLVQLLERPTTNDEVLKADDEFMAQHPEMFSKPNGHQHRLTREAMSYAHTRRGLFFMKRKMWQRAKDCFELAMAWEPNNPQIIFPYGATLEEIGDYVGAEKAYLTCIDIMPDFVSPRQNLALLYAFDGQNDLANKYLDEELTLSKHDTEVVKAAEEIRAKMAANKKR, encoded by the coding sequence GTGGTTCGAGGTCTTTCCGCCATTCGGACTCGCACGCGTGATCGTGCTGAGTCCATTCCCGCCGTCTGGGTAACGGTCGCGCTCTTCGCCGTCGCGTTCCCCATCCTGGCATACAACTGCGCCCCAGCCGTCTCGTTCCACGATAGCGGTGAGTTCTCGCTGGCCGTGTACAGCGCCGGACTTCCCCACTCTCCCGGTGCCCCGACGTGGATGATCCTCAACCTCATCTTTCGTTTGTTCACCTTCGGAGCCGAAGCCGCAAGGTCGGCTAACCTGTTCAGTGCCTTTTGTGGCGCGATCACGGTGGCCTTTGCCGGTGCCTTCGTGTTCCGACACTTCAGCGACCGAGCCAATCCCATTCGCTGGCTGACAGCCATCATCGCCGCGCTCAGCGTCATGGGCACGGGTGCCTTCCTCGAGCAATCGTTCATCGCCGAGCAGTACACGCTCATGACCGCCATCATGGCCGCCATCTTGTTGGTTATCCAGACCAACGAAGGCAACCCCAAAGCCAAGTGGTACTGGTTGATGGGCCTGCTGTGGGGTCTCGCCGTCGGCAACCACCCCAGCCAGGTCATCCTCGGTTTTCTCTTCCTGCTTCCGGTCATCCAGAAGCGCAAGGAAGTCAAGATTTGGAAGTCGGTGCTGTGCGGAATCGGGGGCGTACTGACCGGTCTTCTCGTCTTCATCTACCTTCCAATTCGATCGCACGCCAACCCGGTGATGAATTGGGGACACCCCAACACATGGCAGAATTTTGTGTTCAGCGTGACGCGCCAGCAATGGGATACGCGGCCATTCACCGCCGCTCCGACCGGCTTCATCAAGGAGTGGTTTCGAAGCTACAACCTCTTCGGTGAGATGGGCGCGATTAGCACGGTTTTGGCCGTCTTCGGCTTCGTTCTCGGCTTCCGCCGAGCCCGACGTCCGCTCTCATGGATCCTCATGCTCATCGTTCCCTACGGCATCCTCATGCTCTTGGGACACCTTCATCAGAAGGGCATGGACCTCATGTATATCCGCTTCTACGGCGTTCGCGACTGGCATATCCCGATCTACATGGGACTCTCGATGCTTGGCGCAATGGGAGCCGTCTGGCTCTTGGACATGCGTCACAAGGTCACGGACAAAATTCGCGTCGGCGGACTCTCGGTTGCGGCTCTAGGCCTGGCCGGTACGTTCCCATTCCATCTGTCGCAAGAGACCATGCGCAACTACATTGCGCCGGTGGACTACGCCAAAGATTACGTAGCTGGTCTTCCAGACAACGCGATCCTCTCGACCTTTACCGATGACGCGTCGCACATTGTTGGCTACGAGCATTTTGCCAATCACCTCGCGCCTGGCATGTACTTCACGTTTGGTATGCCGCAAAACGGCCTGACCGCGCAGAATTCCTCGAAGTGGACGCTGGAAATGAAGAAGACTTTCATGACGAAGTGCATCACCACGCCGTCTCAGAACCCGATTTCCCTGCCCTATGTCGTGTCGGACGACGAGATTCGCCACCGACCGCTGTTCACCGAGTTCACGGCGGGAACCTGCCCGTGGCTAGCTGACTACTGCCTGCCGCACGGGTACCTCGTCCAGTTGCTCGAACGACCGACGACGAATGACGAAGTCCTAAAGGCCGACGATGAATTCATGGCGCAACATCCCGAAATGTTCTCGAAACCAAATGGACATCAGCACCGCCTAACCCGCGAGGCGATGAGCTATGCGCACACCCGCCGGGGGCTCTTCTTCATGAAGCGAAAGATGTGGCAACGGGCAAAGGACTGCTTCGAACTGGCGATGGCTTGGGAACCGAATAACCCCCAAATCATCTTCCCGTATGGAGCGACGCTCGAAGAGATCGGTGACTATGTGGGGGCCGAAAAGGCGTACCTGACCTGTATCGATATCATGCCGGACTTCGTTTCGCCTCGCCAGAATCTGGCCCTGCTGTACGCGTTCGATGGTCAAAACGACCTTGCCAACAAGTACTTGGACGAAGAGCTAACCCTCAGTAAGCATGACACTGAGGTCGTGAAAGCGGCGGAGGAGATTCGGGCCAAGATGGCGGCGAATAAGAAAAGATAG
- a CDS encoding transcriptional regulator, translated as MSESAAKRTMTLNLSESEMKDLEALCLRYDMNKTALMKKAFRMFLMIDQRLQKGEKLFAEDEKENKKAELVVL; from the coding sequence ATGAGTGAATCTGCTGCCAAACGAACGATGACTTTGAACCTGAGCGAGTCCGAAATGAAGGACCTCGAGGCTCTCTGCCTTCGTTATGACATGAACAAAACGGCCCTCATGAAAAAGGCTTTCCGAATGTTCTTGATGATTGACCAGCGGCTACAAAAGGGCGAAAAGCTATTCGCTGAAGATGAAAAAGAAAACAAGAAAGCGGAGCTAGTTGTGTTGTGA
- a CDS encoding extracellular solute-binding protein, producing the protein MDAKRLIVRVTVVAALAAVGYGLVTAKMPGKTLPGRTKVVFWHRWGGYWEKIVDKIVDRFNQSQTEYEVVPLFVPSSGSETKFMLSTIGGDPPDVMSMGSDSIPSIAVGGLLTDLETLMTPEEREYFHRVPYPGVRECGQFRGKTYGITIGADLMAYYVNADELRAVGADPDKPPKTFEELVELGKKLTKKDEKGNIIRMGFSTGDLMTQSIAWGGGFYDAKTDKLTMDTPENEAALTALVEQRKTVGYENAQRFWSSQNTGSSTGAWSFIPGAVAITYDGQWRVDEIHRAKPDMDYRIWPLIPPAGGKPYAGLLGGNYMIIPTSAKQKKGAFEFVKFWSGLTHPERAAEFYKWGGWVPLSPDVAKAPIYQEFLKDNPQFKTFIDILSGPNCHSKPPIGYLQYYMDQISRVEDQALRGSVTPKQALQQLQTTVDNELRKRKELGFDD; encoded by the coding sequence ATGGACGCTAAGCGATTGATCGTACGAGTAACAGTGGTCGCCGCATTGGCGGCCGTCGGCTACGGCTTGGTGACGGCCAAGATGCCGGGTAAGACTCTGCCGGGTCGCACCAAAGTCGTGTTTTGGCACCGCTGGGGTGGCTATTGGGAGAAGATCGTCGACAAAATCGTCGATCGGTTTAACCAGTCGCAGACGGAGTACGAAGTCGTTCCCTTGTTCGTGCCGTCGTCGGGAAGCGAGACCAAGTTCATGCTCTCGACTATCGGGGGTGACCCGCCCGACGTGATGTCGATGGGTTCGGACTCGATCCCCTCCATCGCCGTTGGCGGACTGCTGACCGACCTCGAAACCCTCATGACGCCCGAGGAACGCGAGTACTTCCACCGAGTGCCGTACCCTGGCGTTCGGGAGTGCGGACAGTTCCGAGGAAAAACGTACGGCATTACGATTGGGGCCGATCTCATGGCGTACTACGTGAACGCTGACGAGCTTCGGGCTGTTGGCGCTGACCCCGACAAGCCGCCGAAGACGTTCGAGGAACTGGTCGAGCTCGGCAAAAAGCTGACGAAAAAGGACGAGAAAGGGAACATCATCCGCATGGGCTTTAGCACTGGCGATCTGATGACTCAGTCCATCGCTTGGGGCGGAGGATTCTACGACGCCAAGACGGACAAGCTGACCATGGATACGCCCGAAAACGAGGCGGCGCTAACCGCCCTGGTGGAGCAGAGGAAGACGGTTGGGTATGAAAACGCCCAGCGGTTCTGGTCGTCGCAGAACACCGGCTCTAGCACTGGCGCATGGTCCTTCATTCCTGGCGCGGTGGCGATCACTTACGACGGTCAATGGCGAGTGGACGAGATCCACCGAGCCAAGCCAGACATGGACTACCGAATCTGGCCATTGATCCCGCCCGCTGGCGGCAAACCGTATGCGGGCCTGCTCGGCGGAAACTACATGATCATTCCAACCTCGGCGAAGCAAAAGAAGGGGGCGTTCGAGTTCGTGAAGTTCTGGAGCGGATTGACCCACCCCGAGCGAGCGGCCGAGTTCTACAAGTGGGGTGGCTGGGTACCGCTCTCGCCGGACGTGGCCAAGGCGCCGATCTATCAGGAATTCCTGAAGGACAACCCGCAGTTTAAGACGTTCATCGACATTCTCAGCGGGCCAAACTGCCATTCCAAGCCGCCGATCGGCTACCTGCAGTACTACATGGACCAAATTTCGCGGGTCGAGGATCAGGCGTTGCGGGGCTCGGTCACGCCCAAGCAAGCCCTTCAGCAGTTGCAAACAACCGTTGACAACGAACTTCGGAAGCGCAAGGAGCTTGGCTTTGACGACTGA